A single genomic interval of halophilic archaeon DL31 harbors:
- a CDS encoding ornithine cyclodeaminase/mu-crystallin (PFAM: Ornithine cyclodeaminase/mu-crystallin~KEGG: nmg:Nmag_3534 ornithine cyclodeaminase/mu-crystallin), translated as MRVLSDDDVATVLELPALLPVVEQAFIKQGRGQVERPDRPHFPVGTGLEGDEPLGTGLTMPAYIHGEKYYATKLASVHEGNVTRSLPTVQAQIAVTNARTGEPEAMLAGTRVTNARTGCIGGLAVKHLATGDGPVRLGVVGAGTQARWQTRAIDAARGVSSVRIYSPSESRERCAEDLREEGFDAKAVETARAAVSDVDVVVTATTATAPVFPGDALSAGTLVVAVGAYTPEMRELDDTTVERAATLFADVPGEAAETGDLPAHDASALTPLSAVFEGEAGRDAPDEILVVASVGSAVLDAAAASALFERARKENVGSDVSM; from the coding sequence ATGCGCGTACTCTCAGACGACGACGTGGCGACGGTGCTGGAGCTCCCAGCGTTGCTCCCGGTGGTCGAGCAGGCGTTCATCAAACAGGGCCGAGGACAGGTAGAACGCCCAGACAGGCCCCACTTCCCGGTCGGGACGGGGCTGGAGGGCGACGAACCACTCGGTACCGGGCTCACGATGCCCGCCTACATTCACGGCGAGAAGTACTACGCGACAAAACTCGCCAGCGTACACGAGGGCAACGTCACTCGGTCGCTGCCGACAGTTCAGGCACAGATAGCGGTCACCAACGCGCGGACCGGCGAGCCGGAAGCGATGCTCGCGGGAACCAGAGTGACGAACGCGAGAACGGGCTGCATCGGGGGTCTCGCAGTGAAACACCTCGCAACAGGCGATGGGCCCGTCCGCCTCGGGGTCGTGGGTGCGGGAACACAGGCGCGCTGGCAGACGCGAGCCATCGACGCTGCGCGCGGTGTATCGTCCGTCCGAATCTACTCTCCGAGTGAGTCGCGGGAGAGATGCGCTGAAGATCTCCGCGAGGAAGGGTTCGACGCCAAAGCCGTCGAGACGGCCCGAGCAGCAGTCAGCGATGTGGACGTGGTGGTAACTGCGACGACGGCGACAGCCCCAGTCTTCCCCGGTGATGCACTCTCAGCCGGGACGCTCGTCGTGGCTGTCGGCGCGTATACACCGGAGATGCGCGAGTTGGACGACACAACCGTCGAGCGTGCAGCAACACTCTTTGCCGATGTTCCTGGGGAAGCCGCTGAAACCGGGGATTTGCCTGCACACGATGCCTCAGCACTGACACCACTCTCTGCAGTGTTCGAGGGTGAGGCAGGTCGGGACGCACCCGACGAGATACTCGTTGTCGCATCGGTCGGCTCCGCCGTGCTCGACGCCGCGGCAGCCTCGGCACTGTTTGAGCGGGCACGCAAGGAGAACGTGGGGAGTGACGTGTCGATGTAG
- a CDS encoding response regulator receiver protein (KEGG: hla:Hlac_1208 response regulator receiver protein~PFAM: Signal transduction response regulator, receiver region; HalX~SMART: Signal transduction response regulator, receiver region) has translation MSEDLPLVLVVEDESDLADLYAAWLQDSYRVRTAYGGHEALENLDEEVDIILLDRRMPGLSGDEVLDAVRERGIDCQVAMVTAVEPDFDILRMGFDDYLVKPVARDDLLETVSNLELRGDYGAGVQEMFALASKKALLEAEKTESELAESEQYQELERRLEELRSELDTTISSLDEQGDFDTLFREFEDADDPFDDVADDGPFSSNTDSEEADDPFGGVKEDGN, from the coding sequence ATGAGTGAAGATCTCCCGCTCGTGCTTGTGGTCGAGGACGAGTCTGACCTGGCCGATCTCTACGCCGCGTGGCTGCAAGACAGCTACCGCGTTCGAACTGCCTATGGCGGTCACGAGGCGCTTGAGAATCTCGACGAGGAGGTCGACATTATCCTCCTCGACCGCCGGATGCCCGGCCTCTCCGGCGACGAGGTGCTCGACGCGGTTCGCGAGCGTGGTATCGACTGCCAGGTAGCGATGGTGACCGCAGTCGAACCAGACTTCGACATCCTCCGCATGGGCTTCGACGATTACCTCGTCAAGCCAGTTGCCCGTGATGACCTGCTTGAGACCGTCAGCAACCTGGAGCTCCGCGGCGACTACGGCGCGGGCGTGCAGGAGATGTTCGCGCTGGCCTCGAAGAAGGCGTTGCTGGAAGCCGAAAAGACTGAGTCCGAACTGGCCGAGAGCGAGCAGTATCAGGAACTCGAACGCCGCCTCGAAGAGCTCCGTTCGGAGCTCGACACCACGATCAGCTCGCTCGACGAGCAGGGCGATTTCGATACGCTGTTCCGCGAGTTCGAGGATGCTGATGACCCTTTCGACGACGTGGCGGACGACGGTCCGTTCAGCAGCAACACCGACTCCGAGGAGGCTGACGACCCATTCGGTGGGGTCAAGGAAGACGGAAACTAG
- a CDS encoding FAD dependent oxidoreductase (PFAM: FAD dependent oxidoreductase~KEGG: nmg:Nmag_3532 FAD dependent oxidoreductase) — protein sequence MQVVVVGGGIVGLSSAYALAERGAEVVVCEKGSLGDGSTSRALGGIRTQFSTPVNVELSLASLPVWESFEAEFGVDIALRQTGYLFLAREAESAAQLREQVAMQRDHGAETQLLDAVGANAVCEGVKPEVVTAATYNPRDGFADPYLALQGYAAGCRDLGVDIRTKTAVTDIRLQDDSVTGVELSGDGAPSNSLLEADAVVNAAGPWASQIAELAGLDIPVDPHRRQALVVDPERPVPESDPLTIDFETGSHFRPEREGAAVVGGYFATDPEQANPDRYAESYDVEWAMECLERASVYCEYFGPETQLKRGWAGLYAVTPDHHPIIEESLPGFVQAVGFSGHGFQHSPATGQVVAELLLDGEASTVDVSDLSSERFESGALLHERNVA from the coding sequence ATGCAGGTCGTGGTCGTCGGCGGCGGGATCGTCGGACTGTCGAGTGCGTACGCGTTGGCCGAGCGCGGCGCCGAGGTGGTGGTCTGTGAGAAGGGGAGCCTCGGCGACGGCAGCACATCGCGGGCGCTTGGAGGCATCCGAACCCAGTTCTCGACGCCGGTGAACGTTGAACTTTCACTCGCGAGCCTCCCGGTGTGGGAGTCCTTCGAGGCCGAGTTCGGCGTCGACATTGCGCTCCGACAGACGGGGTATCTGTTCCTGGCCCGGGAGGCAGAGAGCGCTGCCCAACTCCGCGAGCAGGTCGCGATGCAACGGGACCACGGAGCCGAGACCCAACTCCTCGATGCCGTCGGGGCGAACGCTGTCTGTGAGGGAGTCAAACCTGAGGTCGTCACGGCTGCGACCTACAACCCCCGAGATGGGTTCGCAGACCCGTATCTTGCGCTGCAGGGGTACGCTGCTGGTTGCCGGGATCTGGGCGTGGATATCCGGACCAAGACAGCGGTGACGGATATTCGCCTGCAGGACGACAGCGTCACCGGTGTCGAGCTGTCGGGCGACGGAGCCCCCAGCAACAGCCTCCTCGAGGCCGACGCCGTCGTGAACGCCGCTGGGCCGTGGGCGAGCCAAATCGCCGAGCTGGCTGGGTTGGACATCCCGGTGGACCCTCACCGACGGCAGGCGCTGGTCGTCGATCCGGAGCGGCCGGTTCCGGAGAGCGACCCGCTCACGATTGATTTCGAGACCGGCTCACACTTCCGCCCTGAGCGGGAGGGCGCAGCCGTCGTCGGCGGCTACTTCGCCACGGATCCGGAGCAGGCCAATCCGGACCGCTACGCAGAAAGCTACGACGTGGAGTGGGCGATGGAGTGTCTCGAACGCGCGAGTGTCTACTGTGAGTACTTCGGCCCGGAGACACAGCTCAAACGAGGGTGGGCTGGGCTCTACGCAGTGACACCCGACCACCACCCGATTATCGAGGAGTCCCTGCCGGGATTCGTTCAAGCGGTCGGCTTCTCGGGCCACGGCTTTCAGCACTCTCCAGCGACTGGGCAGGTCGTCGCCGAACTCCTTCTCGATGGCGAGGCCTCAACGGTCGACGTGAGCGACCTCTCGAGCGAGCGGTTCGAATCGGGTGCGTTGCTCCACGAGCGAAACGTCGCCTGA